Part of the Mycoplasma mycoides subsp. mycoides SC str. PG1 genome is shown below.
AATTTTTCTGCGTAATAAAACATACTGTCCATATTAGTTACATTTAAAACATTTCAGTTACTAATTGGTTGATTAAATTTATAAGCTCAACAAAACATATAGCGCATATTCTTTACTTTAGAAGTTTCTCATTTACCTATTGGTTGGTTGAATGATTCCGCAAAGCAAAACATTTCACCCATATCAGTAACATTTGAAGTATTTCAGTTTGAAATGTCTTGATTAAATGAACTAGCATTAAAAAACATAGAATACATATCTGTTACATTTGAGGTGTCTCAATATTGAATTCCATCAATAGATTCATTTTGATTATCTTTAAAGGCTTGGGCTAAACTTGTAATTTCTTTTGGTAAAACACTAGGAACTTTTTTAGTTGTTGATTTGAATTGTTCGATTTGAATTTTGTCCTTATCATTTGTGAAATATCCAATTTCTAAACACTCAGTTTGATCAAAATTATAAATAGCTTGTTTAATATTTTCTGACATAAAAATCCTTTCTATTTTTAAAGTGTTTGTTAATACTTTGATTTGTAAGGATTTAGATAAAAATGAAAAAAGCAACCTAAGTGGTTGCTTGTGTAAAACAAAAAACATTATCTAAAAATAACGTTTTTTTGATATGGTTTCAATTCTGTTAAAAGACTTGAAAAAATTAATTAATTTTTCGATGTTAAATTAATTTTAACACATTTTATAGTCATTTTAAATATGTCTTTTATCTAAGTTAATTTATGAAACAATGCTTTTAATATTTAAAAAAAATTATTCTATAAAAAACCAAGATTTAAAATCTTGGTATTTATTCTTTTTTTAACAAAAATTAATATCTATTTTAAATGCAAACTTGGTAATACTATTGGTAGGAAATTAATTGCATTTAAGACAAATTTTTGATTTGTATCAACTGTTTTCAAAGCAGCTTGAATAATTGGTCAAGCTGAAGCAACAAGAACAATTCCAACTATAAGACCTATCATTCTTTTTAATTCGTGTCTTTTTTTAGTAACATCTTCAGCATTTGAATAAGCTATATAAGCTTTAATAGCTTGCAATGTTAAAAAAACGCAAGTTATAATTTGGATGATAATAATAATTATTGAAACAGGTCCTAAAAAAGTATTAATTACATTTTTTTGGATTTAGTGCCATTATATTTGTATTAATTGAATTCATATTTATTTATCCTTTCATATTTTTTAATTATTTTTTGTCTTTTTGATTTAGTTTTTTTAAATGGTAGTTTAAATTGATTATTAGAATCTATTGGATTTTCTTGTTCATTTTGTTGAGAATCATTAGTTTCAACTTCACCAACAAAATCATTATTTATTTCTTGTTCAACGCTCTCATATTCAGGTTTAACTTTATTGGTTTCAACTTCAATTTCTTTAAAATCATTAGTTTTTAACGGTAATTCAATAACTTCATTATGAGTAGAATTAAATGGTAAATCATAAACCTTAATTTCTTGATTATTAGAGAAATCTATTTGTTGTTCATTTAATGTCATTTTCTTAAAAATAAGCACTTTATAAGCTTGTTCTATTCTTTCAAAACTAGAAGTTAAAGGAATTTCTAAAATTTTAAAGAATGATTCATTATCTAAATTACTCAATTGTTGAACAAATTGCTTTTCAACTTTATTAGGTGAAGTAGCATAAATTTGTTGTTCAAATTTCACTCTTGCTTTTTTGATTTGTTCTAAAATTTCTTCATTTTTTAAGTCATTTTGTAGATCCATTTGAAGTTTTGTACGTTCATAATCAAGATTTTGTTGGTGAAGTAGTAAATCTTTTTTTAATCTAGAATTATGTTGAGAAAGTTGAATACTGTCATTTAATTCTTGTTTATGTAATCTATTTTGTTCTTTTATAATTCTAGATTGTTTCTTTTCTGTCTAAACAATCTTGTTTTTTAGCAAAATTAATTTGTTGATTAGTTTTACTATTTTCACTTTTCATTTTTTGTTTTTCTAATTTTGTTTGATTTATTGTTAATCTAGTTTGTTTTTTGAGTTGTTGATATTTATGTTTTGATTGGTGTTTTTCAAGTTTTAATTCAGCTTTAGCTTGTTTATTTGAATAGAATTGAACATATTTCTTTTTAACTTGAATTATTTTTGAATAATAAATTCAATAAAATGAACAAAACATTAAAACTAAAACATAACTTAAAGTTGCTATTGTAATTTTGTATACAAAATCAGTTTTAGAAAGTATAAAAAGTGAAAGCAAAATAAATAACCCAAAACTTAAAGTTGCAAAAAGAAGAACTAAAGTAAATAAAGTATTAGTTTTTTTTGTTTTTTAATACGTTCTTTTGCTTGCTCACTTGTTTCAATGATTTTAGAATATGAATTATTATTTACATATTCTATTGATTGATTCATAGTTTATTTCCCTTCTATGTATATAAAGGTGTATAACTTGATATACTTTGATATGTTCCTTTGCTAGTTTAAGTACAAGATTCTATTTGCAAAAATTTCATTCCTAATATTTGTTAAATCATTATTTGAAGTAAAAGATTCAATTCTTCCTTCAATTCCAACAACAGCTTGATCGTGTAATAAAAACTCATCATCAACAGCATTTGATCAAGTTTTAATATTAATATAATCAAATGAGTCTACTTCTTTTGATTTATATGGTTTTGGAACTTTAACAATAAACTTATAAAATTTTTTTGCTCCATCTTTTGAAGTATAAGCAACAGTGGCGTCTCCTTCTATTTGTCCTACAATATTTACTAGATTCATTTTAATTAGTCCTTTCTTTTGGTTACTTAGATATATCAAGGTATATAACTTGATATACTTTTTTAAATTAGTTCTCTAATGTATTTTGGTCAAAATTCTTTTTTCTGATAAATTAGAGAGTTTTTCGCTCAATTTTCTCAAGCAAGTAACTTATTAAAATTAGATTTAGATAAGTTTTTTTAAATGAATTTGTTGCTTCAAACATATAAGAAATATTTATAACTCTTGAAAAATCTCATTTAGAAATATTTTGGTTAAAACATCTACATCCAGAAAACATAAAACTCATATTTTTAACTTTTGAAGTTTTTCAAGAAGAGATATCTTGGTTGAAGTTTTGTGCTCCATTAAACATAAAACTCATATCAGTCACATTAGAAGTATCTCAATATTGAATGCCATCAATAAATTTGTTTAAATTTGCTTGAAATGCTTCTTTTAAACTTGTGATTTCTTTTGGCAAAGCACTAGGTACTTTTTTAATGGTTATCGGCATATGTTGGATTTGAATTTCACTTTTAGAGTTTAAAAAATATCCAATTTCTAAGCATTCAGTTTTATCAGCATTATAAATTGCTTGTTTTAAAATTATTGCCATTTGTCCTTTCTAGGTATATCAAGGTGTATAACTTGATATACTTTTGTATGTTTTATTTATTAAATTTTGGTTTGTATTCAGGTTTTCATTTAGAGTCAGAACTACTAAAATTGTTTAAATTTTCTAAATTTAAAATGTTTCAATTAGAAATATTTTGATTAAAAGAATCAGCTCCTGAGAACATACCCACCATATTTTTTACAAATGAAGTGTTTCAACCTATATATTGGTTAGATTCATCTCCTATTTTTTTAGTTGAAATTTCTTGATTAAAACTCTTAGCATTAGAAAACATTTTATTCATATTTTTAACATTTGATGTATCTCAATTAGAAATATCTTGATTAAATGAATTTGAGTCTTCAAACATAAAACTCATATCAGTTACATTTGAAGTATTTCAGTTTGATATATTTTGGTTAAATAAAGTTGCTTTGGTAAACAATTCAGACATATTTGTTATGTTTGATGTATCTCAAGACTCTATTCCATCAATTGTTATATTTTTGTTATCTGCAAAAGCAGCTTTTAGACTTGTGATTTCTTTAGGTAAGTCTTTTGGTACTTTTTTAGTTGTTGATTTGAATTGTTCAATTTGGATTTCACCTTTATGATTTGTAAAATACCCTATTTGAGTACAAATTGTTTCGTCATTTGAATCGTATAAAGTTTCTCTTTCTAGCTTCTCATTTGAAAGTTGTTTTTTAAAATTTTCTAATTGATTAGTTAAAAAGGTTTTAAGATTATTTAATGTTTTAATAGAATCTGCTGATTTATTATTATCATTAATATCTGAATTTAAATGTTTTTGATTATCTATATAATCAATTGTTCTTTTTAATTGAATTATTAAATTTCTAAGATTTGTTTGGGTTTTATTTTGTTCATATTCAACTTGTTTAATTACAGATTTTCATCATTGAATTTGAATTTTTGATGGATAAATAAGTTCATTATAAGAACTTTTAATTTCATCTAAAGATAATTCTTCTTCTCTAAATAGTTCAATTTCTCAATTTGCCAATTCACTTATTAATTCAGTAACTTCTTTTTGATATATCTTAGAAGTTTCTTCTCAAGAATTATTAAAAGGTTGTACTTCAAAATTATTAGATTCAAGACTAACTAATAAACTAGAATCTAAATTTTTAGTTTCTGTTGAATTATCATTGGATCTTGGATTAT
Proteins encoded:
- a CDS encoding BspA family leucine-rich repeat surface protein, which codes for MAIILKQAIYNADKTECLEIGYFLNSKSEIQIQHMPITIKKVPSALPKEITSLKEAFQANLNKFIDGIQYWDTSNVTDMSFMFNGAQNFNQDISSWKTSKVKNMSFMFSGCRCFNQNISKWDFSRVINISYMFEATNSFKKTYLNLILISYLLEKIERKTL
- a CDS encoding single-stranded DNA-binding protein codes for the protein MNLVNIVGQIEGDATVAYTSKDGAKKFYKFIVKVPKPYKSKEVDSFDYINIKTWSNAVDDEFLLHDQAVVGIEGRIESFTSNNDLTNIRNEIFANRILYLN
- a CDS encoding BspA family leucine-rich repeat surface protein; its protein translation is MSENIKQAIYNFDQTECLEIGYFTNDKDKIQIEQFKSTTKKVPSVLPKEITSLAQAFKDNQNESIDGIQYWDTSNVTDMYSMFFNASSFNQDISNWNTSNVTDMGEMFCFAESFNQPIGKWETSKVKNMRYMFCWAYKFNQPISNWNVLNVTNMDSMFYYAEKFNQDLSNWNVLKVKREFQNIGASNPNWKPKHKPKFNK
- a CDS encoding BspA family leucine-rich repeat surface protein, which translates into the protein MKKLLAILSSFTLASSITPMIVSCSWFFNGISGNSFLNSRNINSSSNNNNTHKNNPRSNDNSTETKNLDSSLLVSLESNNFEVQPFNNSWEETSKIYQKEVTELISELANWEIELFREEELSLDEIKSSYNELIYPSKIQIQWWKSVIKQVEYEQNKTQTNLRNLIIQLKRTIDYIDNQKHLNSDINDNNKSADSIKTLNNLKTFLTNQLENFKKQLSNEKLERETLYDSNDETICTQIGYFTNHKGEIQIEQFKSTTKKVPKDLPKEITSLKAAFADNKNITIDGIESWDTSNITNMSELFTKATLFNQNISNWNTSNVTDMSFMFEDSNSFNQDISNWDTSNVKNMNKMFSNAKSFNQEISTKKIGDESNQYIGWNTSFVKNMVGMFSGADSFNQNISNWNILNLENLNNFSSSDSKWKPEYKPKFNK